A portion of the Bifidobacterium lemurum genome contains these proteins:
- a CDS encoding AAA family ATPase encodes MALFPTQPQMPPKPAAAPSAAPAPQATAALAPADVKRARTLADTIRSRFALTLVGQTSLRESLIVTLVAGGHVLIESVPGLAKTTAAQTLATCVSGTFKRVQCTPDLMPSDLVGTQVFDFSTQKFTTQIGPIHANFVLLDEINRSNAKTQSAMLEAMAEGATTVGGQRIALPRPFMVIATENPIEEEGTFNLPEAQMDRFMMKAVMTYPSAEDETRMLAMLTRRGSDMIGPDTITGEKISLNDVEFLRAAARRVHVSDAIMRYAVDLAATSRGAGSKPIQGLASLVRLGASPRASIALIRIGQANALLAGRDYVVPEDVKAFAHEVLRHRIMLTFEALADGVSTDQIVDRIVETVPVP; translated from the coding sequence ATGGCTTTATTCCCCACACAACCGCAGATGCCCCCGAAACCGGCCGCGGCACCGAGCGCCGCACCCGCACCGCAGGCGACCGCCGCGCTCGCCCCAGCCGACGTCAAACGCGCCCGCACGCTGGCGGATACGATCCGCTCGCGCTTCGCGCTCACGCTGGTCGGGCAGACGAGCCTGCGGGAATCCCTGATCGTCACGCTGGTCGCCGGCGGCCATGTGCTGATCGAATCCGTGCCCGGTCTGGCCAAAACCACCGCGGCGCAGACCTTGGCCACCTGCGTCTCCGGCACGTTCAAACGCGTGCAGTGCACGCCCGATCTGATGCCCTCCGACCTGGTGGGCACGCAGGTGTTCGACTTCTCCACGCAGAAGTTCACCACGCAGATCGGCCCGATCCACGCGAATTTCGTGCTGTTGGACGAGATCAACCGCTCCAACGCGAAAACCCAGTCCGCCATGCTCGAGGCGATGGCCGAAGGCGCCACCACCGTCGGCGGCCAGCGCATCGCCCTGCCGCGGCCGTTCATGGTGATCGCCACCGAGAATCCCATCGAGGAGGAGGGCACCTTCAATCTGCCCGAGGCCCAGATGGACCGCTTTATGATGAAGGCCGTCATGACCTATCCATCCGCCGAGGACGAGACGCGCATGCTGGCGATGCTCACCCGCCGCGGCTCCGACATGATCGGTCCCGACACCATCACCGGCGAGAAGATCTCCCTGAACGATGTGGAGTTCCTGCGCGCGGCCGCCCGGCGCGTGCACGTCTCCGACGCGATCATGCGCTACGCGGTCGATTTGGCCGCCACCTCGCGCGGCGCGGGATCCAAACCCATCCAGGGGCTCGCGTCGCTGGTGCGTCTGGGCGCCAGCCCGCGCGCCTCGATCGCGCTCATACGCATCGGCCAGGCCAACGCGCTGCTGGCCGGACGCGACTATGTGGTGCCGGAGGACGTCAAGGCCTTCGCCCACGAAGTGCTGCGCCACCGCATCATGCTCACCTTCGAGGCGTTGGCCGACGGCGTGAGCACCGACCAGATCGTCGACCGCATCGTCGAAACGGTTCCCGTTCCATGA
- a CDS encoding DUF6466 family protein, with protein MSRMGKSSSPSPRGSQAARTSRAPLGVRIALIAAAVVLAAAACVAAVNLAAVLTFNAATRSLQENLASASEETVDYDTLSALQEQTDAQFDEANTFRPLLLSQIREAIDANRETSYALTVHAREQLDQQQNGSSDDDTDSSDQDSTDTKQGGGLTEEQRAQVEELLQSNQPSSGTQDSDASDSDGSSDETGGTTGTQTAKPW; from the coding sequence ATGAGCCGTATGGGCAAGTCCTCTTCCCCTTCGCCGCGTGGGTCGCAGGCGGCACGCACGTCCCGCGCTCCGTTGGGCGTGCGCATCGCGCTGATCGCGGCGGCGGTGGTGCTGGCGGCGGCCGCCTGCGTGGCCGCGGTGAATCTCGCCGCCGTGCTCACCTTCAACGCGGCCACCCGCAGCCTGCAGGAGAACCTCGCCTCGGCCTCCGAGGAGACGGTCGACTACGACACGCTCAGCGCCCTGCAGGAGCAGACCGACGCGCAATTCGACGAGGCGAACACCTTCCGACCGCTGCTGCTCAGCCAGATCCGCGAGGCCATCGACGCGAACCGCGAGACCTCGTACGCGTTGACGGTCCACGCCCGCGAGCAGCTCGACCAGCAGCAGAACGGATCCTCCGACGACGACACCGACTCGTCGGATCAGGACTCGACGGACACCAAACAGGGCGGCGGCCTGACCGAGGAGCAGCGGGCCCAGGTGGAGGAGCTGCTGCAATCCAACCAGCCGTCCAGCGGCACCCAGGATTCCGACGCTTCGGATTCCGACGGCTCGTCCGACGAGACCGGCGGCACCACCGGCACGCAAACCGCCAAACCCTGGTAG
- a CDS encoding VWA domain-containing protein, with the protein MSQFVFSPALGWPAAIALVALLCVMAVAQVTLHVRRKDSDETLFACVRRVLICLTLAVMVLTPSVISSTTSRAVNATDVVVAVDVTGSMAVSDAHYGSDETVSRLDAAKQAVHDLTEQYADASFAALRFGASATLDVPLTPDSLAIDNWADTLSVESTSVSAGSSLDAPIDQLLLTLKSIRDQHPDDAVILYLITDGEQTSTTTRRTFSSLRQYLDDAFAVGVGSTEGGRIPLVSDGVGEIDPDTENWVTDPDTGEPGISAMDEAILSELADEMSGSVVILSAEQTLANGVSAEASDQWRVTSTTKERQRTTPVVWPEAIVLLALLAMEAGAWIATSRRLI; encoded by the coding sequence ATGAGTCAGTTCGTCTTCTCCCCCGCGCTCGGCTGGCCGGCCGCGATCGCGCTGGTCGCGCTGCTGTGCGTAATGGCCGTGGCGCAGGTGACGCTGCATGTACGCCGCAAGGACAGCGACGAGACGCTGTTCGCCTGCGTGCGGCGCGTGCTGATCTGTCTGACGCTGGCGGTGATGGTGCTCACCCCCAGCGTGATCTCCTCCACCACCAGCCGCGCGGTGAACGCCACCGACGTGGTGGTCGCCGTCGATGTGACCGGATCCATGGCCGTCTCGGACGCGCACTACGGGTCCGACGAGACGGTCAGCCGCTTGGACGCGGCCAAACAGGCCGTGCATGACCTGACCGAACAGTACGCCGACGCAAGTTTCGCGGCCCTGCGGTTCGGCGCGTCCGCGACGCTGGACGTGCCGCTGACGCCCGACTCTCTGGCGATCGACAACTGGGCCGACACCCTGTCGGTGGAGTCCACTTCGGTTTCGGCCGGCTCCAGCCTCGACGCGCCGATCGACCAGCTGCTGCTCACGTTGAAGTCGATTCGCGACCAGCATCCCGACGACGCCGTCATCCTGTATCTCATCACCGACGGCGAGCAGACCTCGACCACGACCCGTCGCACCTTCTCGTCGCTGCGCCAGTACTTGGACGATGCCTTCGCCGTGGGCGTGGGCTCCACCGAAGGCGGGCGCATCCCCTTGGTCTCCGACGGCGTGGGCGAAATCGACCCGGACACCGAGAACTGGGTCACCGACCCGGATACGGGAGAGCCCGGCATCTCCGCCATGGACGAGGCCATACTCTCCGAACTCGCCGACGAGATGAGCGGCAGCGTCGTCATCCTGTCCGCCGAGCAGACGTTGGCGAACGGCGTTTCGGCCGAAGCGTCGGATCAGTGGCGCGTCACCAGCACCACCAAGGAACGCCAGCGCACCACCCCGGTGGTATGGCCCGAGGCGATCGTGCTGCTGGCGTTGCTGGCCATGGAGGCCGGCGCGTGGATCGCCACCTCAAGGAGGCTGATATGA
- a CDS encoding ATP-binding cassette domain-containing protein gives MDVVTVRALVKRYAGRRVIDDFEMHVPQGAIYGFVGKNGAGKSTVMKMIAGLVAPTSGEITLFGGQTSDVRRIGVLLEHPGLLPNLNAYDMMMTQAIAFGVTNPKTACRDLLAQVGLGETGRKPIKGFSLGMKQRLGIALALLGGPDLLLLDEPLNGLDPEAARAMRNSLVELNQTRGITIVISSHVLDQLERMCTHYGVIASGRMTCEMTAGDVERECGQSLRVRTAEPAKSLVLLEDAIGADGVRFAAEPDGSIIVSGAFSADRIAAILHEHGQEVREMSRQAKDMEDYFVSLMEPSAR, from the coding sequence ATGGATGTGGTGACGGTCCGCGCGCTCGTCAAACGATACGCGGGCAGGCGGGTGATCGACGATTTCGAGATGCATGTGCCGCAAGGCGCGATCTACGGATTCGTCGGCAAGAACGGCGCGGGTAAATCCACGGTGATGAAGATGATCGCCGGATTGGTGGCCCCGACCAGTGGGGAGATCACGCTGTTCGGTGGACAGACGTCCGACGTGCGGCGCATCGGCGTGCTGCTCGAACATCCGGGCCTGCTGCCGAATCTGAACGCCTACGACATGATGATGACGCAGGCGATCGCGTTCGGCGTGACCAACCCCAAAACCGCCTGCCGTGATCTGTTGGCGCAGGTGGGGCTCGGCGAGACAGGTCGCAAACCGATCAAAGGCTTCTCCCTGGGCATGAAGCAACGCCTCGGCATAGCCTTGGCGTTGCTGGGAGGCCCGGATCTGCTGCTGCTCGACGAACCGTTGAACGGACTCGACCCCGAAGCGGCCCGGGCCATGCGCAACTCTTTGGTGGAACTCAACCAGACCCGCGGCATCACCATCGTGATCAGCTCGCATGTGCTTGACCAGCTGGAACGCATGTGCACGCATTACGGCGTGATCGCAAGCGGCCGTATGACGTGCGAGATGACCGCCGGCGACGTGGAGCGAGAATGCGGCCAAAGCCTTCGCGTGCGCACCGCCGAACCCGCGAAAAGCCTGGTGTTGCTCGAGGACGCGATCGGCGCGGACGGCGTTCGCTTCGCCGCCGAGCCGGACGGCTCCATCATCGTCTCCGGCGCGTTCAGCGCCGATCGAATAGCCGCGATTCTGCACGAACACGGTCAGGAGGTTCGGGAGATGTCGAGGCAGGCCAAAGACATGGAGGACTATTTCGTGTCGCTGATGGAACCGTCGGCGCGGTGA
- a CDS encoding DUF58 domain-containing protein: MSSTGNDDPIRRKIEALGTQLSLPTVRRALGVLEGEHSSDQRGGADDALDVRVYEPGDESRLIDWKASARMGRPMVVQRERPSTSHVWLLMDVGIQMRGTCVSGERAYEVAANALRMFAALSLRRSDEVSLVMCHEASITRVPFNGGFAQFERTLDQALDRDWTHGRNIDAMLEYARRIKDREALIVFATDEHALAERHLEQIRRIARTHPIVLIDVATMNPFQPLASGRRSPLDGTSERRVPAFLRASRAAREVDTHREYMAAALERELRKTGSHMIRAASSEQMFSAFVALMSRALSYSTRNHLNAAPTLNLAGAAVESGGRA, from the coding sequence ATGAGTTCAACCGGTAACGACGACCCGATCCGCAGGAAGATCGAGGCCCTCGGCACCCAATTGAGCCTGCCCACGGTTCGACGGGCGTTGGGCGTGCTGGAGGGCGAGCATTCCTCCGACCAGCGCGGCGGCGCGGACGACGCGCTGGATGTGCGCGTCTACGAGCCCGGCGACGAGTCCCGCCTTATCGACTGGAAGGCGAGCGCGCGCATGGGCCGCCCCATGGTGGTGCAGCGCGAGAGGCCCTCGACCTCGCATGTGTGGCTGCTGATGGATGTGGGGATCCAGATGCGCGGCACCTGCGTCTCGGGAGAGCGCGCCTATGAGGTCGCGGCCAACGCGTTGCGCATGTTCGCGGCCCTGTCGTTGCGCCGGTCCGACGAGGTGTCGTTGGTGATGTGCCATGAGGCGAGCATCACCCGCGTGCCGTTCAACGGCGGATTCGCCCAGTTCGAACGCACGCTGGACCAGGCGTTGGACCGCGATTGGACCCACGGGCGCAATATCGACGCGATGTTGGAATACGCTCGCCGCATCAAGGACAGAGAGGCGCTGATCGTGTTCGCCACCGACGAGCACGCGCTGGCCGAACGCCATCTGGAGCAGATCCGCCGCATCGCGCGCACGCATCCGATCGTGCTGATCGATGTGGCCACGATGAATCCCTTCCAGCCGTTGGCCTCGGGCCGTAGGTCCCCGCTGGACGGCACCAGCGAACGCCGGGTGCCCGCGTTTCTGCGCGCCTCACGAGCCGCGCGCGAGGTCGACACGCATCGCGAGTATATGGCCGCGGCGTTGGAGCGGGAACTGCGCAAAACGGGTTCGCATATGATCCGCGCCGCCTCCAGCGAGCAGATGTTCTCCGCGTTCGTGGCGCTGATGTCGCGCGCGCTGTCGTATTCCACGCGCAACCATCTCAACGCCGCCCCCACGCTGAATCTGGCCGGTGCGGCCGTCGAATCGGGAGGTCGGGCATGA
- a CDS encoding alpha/beta fold hydrolase has product MSWQVTSHIYGGKGFAPATVEEYARIARALDSEACALGALSASWSSTGVQLGSHRVSAPMCPTLASGDITAVDVRHTTLPFTTLAARCSDHAVECRRLGDTLADMARLLIRAHSLYADAELASRRILTEVVQVGTQLKPGYAAAGTGALAAGGLLAGWAVEGKPNPAWMSTTTARFQEGVMSGVGAKVGGVPSGVGLVRTDEVNTAAGRIAGVSAPVKNLAQGDRLRVREVVSHAPVVRSSASVGESLENLRRLAEERLGKVDLDSGLEYATIAIQRYERADGSNAWLVTIPGTDGKPDSPFGWAQNVELMSADANRRMSADSARMVVEAMEQAGIGADEPVALIGHSQGGIVAAAIAADKADDYNIQHVVTAGSPVANHPIGENTWVTSIEVEDELVAALDGAENPATDNWLTVRGTVSLAPEPTLASVDENGSCTPGSTPVAGSTPFDAAPVLGSTTQRELSHWLKYHQAAYQNATDLGSPALQRHEQHFRQTIAGELKETRYFEGRMTRSTTLAPAESDSPA; this is encoded by the coding sequence ATGAGCTGGCAGGTCACCTCGCATATCTACGGCGGCAAAGGCTTCGCGCCCGCCACCGTGGAGGAATACGCCCGCATCGCCCGCGCGTTGGACAGCGAGGCCTGCGCGTTGGGCGCGCTGTCGGCCTCATGGAGCTCCACGGGAGTGCAACTCGGTTCGCATCGCGTCAGCGCGCCGATGTGTCCCACGCTCGCCTCCGGCGATATCACGGCCGTGGACGTGCGGCATACGACGCTGCCTTTCACGACATTGGCCGCGCGCTGCTCGGACCATGCCGTCGAATGCCGGCGATTGGGCGATACCCTGGCCGATATGGCGCGATTATTGATCCGCGCCCACTCGCTGTATGCCGACGCCGAACTCGCCTCGCGCCGCATCCTCACCGAAGTGGTGCAGGTGGGTACCCAACTCAAACCCGGCTACGCGGCCGCCGGCACGGGCGCGCTGGCGGCCGGCGGACTGCTCGCCGGATGGGCCGTCGAGGGCAAGCCGAATCCCGCATGGATGTCCACCACCACCGCGCGGTTCCAGGAGGGCGTGATGTCGGGCGTCGGCGCGAAGGTCGGCGGAGTGCCGTCCGGTGTGGGATTGGTCCGCACCGACGAGGTCAACACGGCGGCTGGGCGCATCGCCGGAGTGTCCGCGCCGGTGAAGAACCTCGCCCAAGGCGACCGGCTGCGTGTGCGTGAGGTCGTCTCCCATGCACCTGTGGTGCGCTCCAGCGCGTCGGTGGGCGAATCCTTGGAGAATCTGCGGCGGCTCGCCGAGGAGCGGTTGGGCAAGGTGGATCTCGACAGCGGACTCGAGTACGCCACCATCGCCATCCAACGCTATGAGCGGGCCGACGGGTCGAACGCCTGGCTGGTCACGATCCCCGGCACCGACGGGAAGCCGGATTCGCCGTTCGGATGGGCGCAGAACGTGGAGTTGATGAGCGCCGACGCAAATCGGCGCATGAGCGCGGACAGCGCCCGCATGGTCGTGGAGGCGATGGAACAGGCGGGCATCGGCGCCGACGAGCCTGTGGCGCTGATCGGGCATTCACAGGGCGGCATCGTGGCCGCGGCCATCGCCGCCGACAAGGCCGACGACTACAACATCCAGCATGTGGTGACGGCCGGCTCGCCGGTGGCCAACCATCCCATCGGCGAGAACACGTGGGTCACCAGCATCGAAGTCGAGGACGAGCTCGTGGCCGCCTTGGACGGGGCGGAGAATCCCGCCACCGACAACTGGCTGACTGTACGCGGGACTGTCTCCCTCGCGCCGGAGCCCACCTTGGCGAGCGTCGACGAGAACGGGTCGTGCACGCCGGGCTCCACGCCGGTCGCCGGTTCGACGCCGTTCGACGCGGCGCCCGTCTTGGGTTCCACCACGCAACGAGAGCTGAGCCATTGGCTCAAATACCATCAGGCGGCCTACCAGAACGCCACCGATTTGGGCTCGCCCGCGCTGCAACGTCATGAACAACATTTCCGTCAGACCATCGCCGGCGAACTCAAGGAGACCCGCTACTTCGAAGGCCGCATGACCCGTTCCACCACCCTAGCCCCAGCCGAATCCGACTCCCCCGCCTAA
- a CDS encoding sensor histidine kinase: protein MGYVLALIAGIACGALGVAVMVAHEHRRAARFLAHRPSDGNARLDVRMPGKSWSELAASINAALDKIQAERIQSIGERQEFQRGLSALAHDVRTPLMGAQGHIQLALDDLASKHYAVSSHGDAIKPDSVERSEDATVTLRNDDDGPAGFANMSQTGRHLTAALNRLGDMRELLDQLFSYARANDPDRALDIESVAVHSLVADVLVGHYPEFEERGWEPVVDFRDEAFAVEADRAALVRVVDNLVVNMLRHGVGAPTIVQRGGVVSFSNVVDGRAAENLAPDRLFARFYQADDARSSGGSGLGLSVAQSLAQSMGMSLTARLDRAGGGGAGMDAPPRLVIDLRVH from the coding sequence ATGGGATATGTGCTGGCACTGATTGCGGGAATCGCGTGCGGCGCGCTTGGTGTGGCGGTGATGGTCGCCCATGAGCATCGGCGTGCGGCGCGGTTCCTCGCGCATCGCCCGTCCGACGGCAACGCCCGCCTGGATGTGCGTATGCCGGGAAAATCATGGAGCGAACTGGCCGCTTCGATCAACGCCGCACTCGATAAGATCCAAGCGGAACGCATCCAATCGATCGGCGAACGGCAGGAGTTCCAGCGGGGCTTGTCGGCCCTCGCCCACGATGTGCGCACGCCGCTGATGGGCGCGCAGGGCCATATCCAACTCGCGCTGGATGATCTTGCCAGCAAGCATTATGCCGTTTCGTCCCATGGAGACGCAATCAAACCCGATTCCGTCGAACGAAGCGAAGATGCGACGGTGACGCTCCGTAATGATGACGATGGTCCTGCCGGGTTCGCGAATATGTCGCAGACCGGTCGTCATCTGACGGCGGCGCTCAACCGTCTGGGTGATATGCGCGAGCTACTCGACCAGCTGTTCTCCTATGCGCGCGCCAACGACCCCGATCGGGCGCTCGACATCGAATCCGTGGCCGTGCATTCACTGGTCGCTGACGTTCTGGTGGGGCATTACCCCGAATTCGAGGAGCGCGGCTGGGAGCCGGTCGTGGACTTCAGGGACGAGGCGTTCGCGGTCGAGGCGGACAGGGCCGCGCTGGTGCGTGTCGTCGATAATCTGGTCGTCAACATGTTGCGTCATGGCGTGGGCGCGCCGACGATCGTCCAGCGCGGGGGAGTCGTCTCCTTCTCCAACGTCGTGGATGGGCGGGCCGCGGAGAATCTTGCCCCGGACCGGTTATTCGCCCGGTTCTACCAAGCCGATGACGCCCGTTCGTCCGGCGGGTCCGGACTTGGGCTTTCGGTCGCCCAATCGCTGGCCCAATCCATGGGGATGTCTCTGACGGCGCGGCTGGACCGCGCGGGTGGCGGCGGCGCTGGTATGGACGCTCCGCCCCGGTTGGTGATCGACCTACGCGTTCACTAG
- the purB gene encoding adenylosuccinate lyase, translated as MKLTDISPAIALTPLDGRYHAQTADLVEYLSEPALNRERMRVEVEWMILLANGFEANGNQPIVEGVKPFTEAEIAFLRAIPEDFGAEGIAAHAAHEAVTHHDVKAVEYYIDDQLDKAPETLGADTQLPNIKTLVHFACTSEDINNLSTARCVKDAMERVWLPNFEAIIDHLAAKAEEYQDKAMLSLTHGQPATPTTLGKELAVYVYRLNRQLKHLKAQEYLGKINGATGTFGAHLAALPNVDWVAVSREFVTNRMGLTWNPLTTQIESHDWQAELYSTVAHANRIMHNLCVDVWMYISRGVFAQVPVKGATGSSTMPHKVNPIRFENAEANFEFSCSLLDTLAATLVESRWQRDLTDSTTQRNIGSALGYSLLALNNLMGGLKSIHPNDIVIARELDENWEVLGEPIQTAMRACELKGLPGMEKPYEKVKELMRGHEISQKDVESFIDSLAFDEETAAYLKALTPATYTGVAGQLVAFDR; from the coding sequence ATGAAGCTTACTGACATCTCCCCCGCAATCGCATTGACCCCGCTTGACGGCCGCTACCACGCGCAGACCGCCGACCTCGTCGAATACCTGAGCGAACCCGCCCTGAACCGCGAGCGCATGCGCGTCGAGGTCGAGTGGATGATCCTGCTCGCCAACGGCTTCGAGGCCAACGGCAACCAGCCCATCGTCGAGGGCGTCAAGCCCTTCACCGAAGCCGAGATCGCGTTCCTGCGCGCCATCCCCGAGGATTTCGGCGCCGAGGGCATCGCGGCCCACGCCGCGCACGAGGCCGTGACCCACCATGACGTCAAGGCCGTGGAATACTACATCGACGACCAGCTCGACAAAGCGCCCGAAACCCTCGGCGCGGACACGCAGCTGCCGAACATCAAGACGCTCGTGCATTTCGCCTGCACCTCCGAAGACATCAACAACCTCTCCACCGCCCGTTGCGTCAAGGACGCGATGGAGCGGGTGTGGCTGCCGAATTTCGAGGCAATCATCGACCATCTCGCCGCCAAGGCCGAGGAATACCAGGACAAGGCCATGCTTTCGCTCACCCACGGCCAGCCGGCCACGCCGACGACGCTGGGCAAGGAGCTCGCCGTCTACGTGTACCGTCTGAACCGCCAGCTCAAGCATCTCAAGGCTCAGGAGTATCTCGGCAAGATCAACGGCGCGACCGGCACCTTCGGCGCGCATCTGGCCGCGCTGCCGAACGTCGACTGGGTGGCCGTCTCCCGCGAGTTCGTCACCAACCGCATGGGTCTGACCTGGAACCCGCTGACCACGCAGATCGAAAGCCATGACTGGCAGGCCGAACTGTATTCCACGGTGGCGCATGCCAACCGCATCATGCACAACCTGTGCGTGGACGTGTGGATGTACATCTCGCGCGGCGTGTTCGCGCAGGTGCCCGTCAAGGGCGCGACCGGATCGTCCACCATGCCGCACAAGGTGAATCCGATCCGCTTCGAGAACGCCGAGGCGAATTTCGAGTTCTCCTGCTCGCTGCTCGACACGCTCGCCGCCACGCTGGTCGAATCCCGCTGGCAGCGCGACCTGACCGACTCCACCACGCAGCGCAACATCGGCTCCGCGCTGGGCTACAGCCTGCTCGCTCTGAACAATCTCATGGGCGGCCTCAAGTCCATCCACCCGAACGACATCGTCATCGCGCGCGAGCTCGACGAGAATTGGGAGGTGCTCGGCGAGCCGATCCAGACCGCGATGCGCGCCTGCGAGCTCAAGGGTCTGCCCGGCATGGAGAAGCCCTACGAGAAGGTCAAGGAGCTGATGCGCGGCCACGAAATCAGCCAGAAGGATGTGGAGTCCTTCATCGACTCCCTCGCCTTCGACGAGGAGACCGCCGCCTATCTCAAGGCCCTCACCCCCGCCACATACACCGGCGTCGCCGGCCAGCTGGTCGCCTTCGACCGCTGA
- a CDS encoding VWA domain-containing protein: protein MSLQWQWPWAALVAVLAAVAVIVLAVVFATRTKPDDAHDDAVFSLDDDLSTDEASRLMGQWRILSRIGVALLAVMIAVAIVLVARPLRVDQGQEQASGRDIVLCLDVSGSTLPYDREVIDTYLSLVGNFEGERIGLSIFNSTSRTVFPLTDDYELVTDQLTKASEVLEGVQSQDDIDQMTDSQYQSVADWLEGTQNKQNATSLIGDGVVSCAAMLPGFAYGEANETNAERQRAASIVLATDNVVSGEPTYTLEQALDLTSSADITVDGLYSGPSSSEGDEDTIAMREQIEAHGGVFLTQSNGSSVEELVREIQQRRDAQSDEASKAAMVDAPGWWVLALVVMVVLWLLAAWRLRR from the coding sequence ATGAGCTTGCAATGGCAGTGGCCATGGGCCGCGCTGGTCGCCGTGTTGGCGGCGGTGGCGGTCATCGTGCTGGCCGTGGTGTTCGCCACGCGCACGAAACCCGACGACGCGCACGACGATGCGGTGTTCTCGCTGGATGACGATCTCTCCACCGACGAGGCCTCGCGTCTGATGGGCCAATGGCGGATTCTGAGCCGGATCGGCGTCGCGCTGCTCGCCGTGATGATCGCGGTGGCGATCGTGTTGGTCGCTCGCCCCTTGCGCGTCGACCAAGGGCAGGAGCAGGCCAGCGGGCGCGACATCGTGCTGTGTCTGGACGTGTCCGGATCCACCCTGCCCTACGACCGCGAGGTGATCGACACCTACCTGAGTCTGGTGGGGAACTTCGAGGGCGAGCGCATCGGATTGAGCATCTTCAACTCGACCTCGCGCACCGTGTTCCCGCTGACCGACGACTACGAACTGGTCACCGACCAGCTCACCAAGGCGAGCGAAGTGCTTGAGGGCGTGCAGTCGCAGGACGACATCGACCAGATGACCGACAGCCAATACCAGAGCGTCGCCGACTGGCTGGAGGGCACGCAGAACAAGCAGAACGCCACCTCGCTGATCGGCGACGGCGTGGTCTCCTGCGCGGCCATGCTGCCCGGATTCGCCTACGGCGAGGCGAACGAGACGAACGCCGAACGCCAGCGCGCCGCGTCGATCGTGCTCGCCACCGACAATGTGGTGTCGGGAGAGCCCACCTACACGCTCGAACAGGCGCTGGATCTGACCAGCAGCGCGGATATCACGGTCGACGGCCTGTATTCCGGACCGAGCTCCAGCGAAGGCGACGAGGACACCATCGCCATGCGCGAGCAGATCGAGGCGCACGGCGGCGTGTTCCTCACCCAGTCCAACGGCTCCTCGGTCGAGGAACTGGTGCGTGAGATCCAGCAGCGCCGCGACGCCCAAAGCGACGAGGCGAGCAAGGCCGCCATGGTCGACGCGCCCGGCTGGTGGGTGCTGGCCCTGGTGGTGATGGTCGTGCTGTGGCTGCTGGCGGCTTGGAGGTTGCGTCGATGA
- a CDS encoding response regulator transcription factor yields the protein MTDTRILVVEDDADINEVVCARLARAGYGMTAAYSGSEARMVLERESFDLIVTDLMLPGVPGERLIADLREHGSGAPIIVISARGAVDDRVAVLAMGADDYLVKPFDLDELAARVESQLRGRSYATRGLGEDAAAVRDGGDGRMVRGRWTLDSAARVFAVDGEPVPLTNIEFNIVELLAAHPNQVFTKQQVYELCWGESYLVDDNTVTAHISKIRAKLKASGTDSYIRTVWGLGVKLDVEQP from the coding sequence ATGACGGACACGCGAATTCTGGTGGTGGAGGACGACGCGGACATCAATGAGGTGGTATGCGCTCGGCTCGCCCGCGCCGGATACGGCATGACGGCCGCATACTCGGGCTCCGAGGCGCGCATGGTGCTGGAGCGCGAATCCTTCGACCTGATCGTCACCGATTTGATGCTCCCTGGCGTTCCAGGTGAACGACTGATCGCCGACCTGCGGGAGCATGGCTCCGGCGCGCCGATTATCGTGATCTCCGCGCGCGGCGCGGTGGACGACCGCGTAGCCGTGCTGGCGATGGGCGCGGACGATTATCTGGTCAAACCCTTCGATCTCGACGAACTCGCCGCCCGCGTCGAATCCCAGCTGCGCGGCCGGTCCTATGCCACGAGAGGCTTGGGAGAAGATGCGGCGGCCGTGCGAGACGGCGGCGACGGCCGCATGGTCCGCGGACGTTGGACGCTCGACTCCGCCGCCAGAGTGTTCGCCGTCGACGGCGAACCGGTGCCTCTGACCAACATCGAATTCAACATCGTCGAACTGCTGGCGGCGCACCCCAACCAGGTGTTCACCAAACAGCAGGTGTACGAGCTGTGCTGGGGTGAATCATACTTGGTCGACGACAACACCGTCACCGCGCATATCTCGAAGATCCGCGCCAAGCTCAAAGCCTCCGGCACGGACTCGTATATCCGCACCGTCTGGGGTCTGGGCGTCAAACTGGACGTCGAACAGCCTTGA